A region of Paenibacillus sp. 37 DNA encodes the following proteins:
- a CDS encoding amidase domain-containing protein produces MPKGDIGLEREWKSALYTYVNQYNRCEIDYRPQTSERIVTDPDFVVERGERMARLDEWYRKRRAVPLRSETSAKLVRTLMDGQEEAVVDVQLYSRLFYEKSGITHREDRIERERLTFLRQSGGWIIGRVEREVPERRPAGEGRPFQQADFVQAMNRPLLNREVLGQGRSSRQQSYRRDLAVAYADRWWNAGNPAFEEFDVDCTNYVSQCLFAGGAPIHYTGRREAGWWYKGYVNGSEMWSYSWAVSNSLERYLSGSSWGLTATEVERPEQLMLGDVILYDWDGDGRFQHSTVVTAFDAGGMPLVNAHTVSSRHRFWDYRDSYAWTERTVYRLFHIADEF; encoded by the coding sequence ATGCCAAAGGGGGACATAGGCTTGGAACGGGAATGGAAGAGTGCCTTATATACTTACGTGAACCAGTACAATCGCTGTGAGATCGACTACCGTCCACAGACCAGCGAACGGATCGTTACCGATCCTGACTTTGTGGTGGAACGGGGAGAGCGTATGGCAAGGCTGGACGAATGGTATCGTAAGCGCCGCGCCGTGCCTCTTCGCAGCGAGACCAGCGCCAAGCTTGTGCGCACGCTTATGGATGGTCAGGAAGAAGCGGTGGTGGATGTACAATTGTACAGCAGACTGTTCTACGAGAAGAGCGGGATCACCCACCGGGAGGACCGGATTGAGCGGGAGCGGTTAACCTTTCTGAGGCAGAGTGGTGGATGGATCATTGGACGGGTTGAGCGAGAAGTGCCGGAGCGTCGCCCTGCTGGGGAAGGACGTCCGTTTCAACAAGCTGATTTTGTACAGGCGATGAATCGGCCGCTGCTGAATCGGGAAGTGTTGGGTCAAGGAAGAAGCTCACGGCAACAGTCATATCGCAGAGATCTGGCAGTTGCCTATGCAGATCGGTGGTGGAATGCGGGCAATCCGGCATTTGAGGAATTTGATGTGGATTGTACCAATTACGTGTCCCAATGTCTCTTTGCAGGGGGCGCACCCATCCACTATACTGGTAGAAGAGAAGCCGGCTGGTGGTATAAAGGGTATGTGAACGGCTCCGAAATGTGGAGTTACAGTTGGGCAGTTTCCAACAGTCTGGAGCGTTATTTGTCAGGCAGCAGCTGGGGTCTGACCGCGACAGAAGTGGAGCGTCCTGAGCAGCTGATGCTCGGCGATGTTATTCTCTACGATTGGGATGGAGATGGACGATTTCAGCACAGCACCGTTGTGACCGCGTTTGATGCGGGCGGTATGCCGCTTGTTAACGCACATACGGTTAGCAGCCGTCACCGATTTTGGGATTACCGGGATTCTTACGCTTGGACGGAGCGGACGGTATACCGGCTTTTTCATATTGCAGATGAGTTTTGA